A window of Diabrotica virgifera virgifera chromosome 9, PGI_DIABVI_V3a contains these coding sequences:
- the LOC126891215 gene encoding protein FAM200A-like — MDMFPLLQNEGDEDKEQEIRHIVTEHLSLLEEIIARYFPSLNEKNMTFSTGNTANFQFSLNQEGEFISLSSDRTLKITLKIKFSEVNVQEFWILVQEEYPLLAKKAISILIQFSTSYLCEFGFSSLTIIKNKKRERLLNLEQETRVALSHIRPDIEQICKRHQAQVSH, encoded by the coding sequence ATGGATATGTTTCCATTGCTTCAGAATGAAGGTGATGAAGATAAAGAACAAGAAATCAGGCATATAGTTACAGAACACTTATCACTATTAGAGGAGATAATTGCCAGGTATTTTCCATCTCTGAACGAGAAAAATATGACTTTTAGCACAGGTAATACAGCCAATTTCCAGTTTTCTCTGAACCAAGAAGGAGAATTTATTTCGTTGTCATCTGATCGTACTCTGAAAATTACTCTGAAAATTAAGTTTTCAGAAGTGAATGTTCAGGAATTTTGGATCTTGGTCCAAGAGGAATATCCACTTCTTGCCAAAAAAGCGATTAGTATTTTAATACAGTTTTCAACGTCCTATTTATGTGAATTTGGGTTCTCATCTTTAACAATCATTAAAAATAAGAAACGGGAAAGGCTGCTAAACTTAGAACAAGAAACGAGAGTAGCTCTTTCCCACATCAGGCCTGATATTGAGCAAATTTGCAAACGACACCAGGCACAAGTGTCtcactaa